The genomic DNA ACGATGGCGTGCATCGCTGGGGATTAGACGCGAACGGACAGCCTATCAACGGCACACCACGCGGCCCTAACTCGGTCGCCAACATTGCCTCAGCCACACCTACTGACACCTCTGTACCCACACCAACTGAGACTGCTACCCCTTCACCTTCTCCAACAGAATCCCCTTCTCCATCCCCTACGGTGACGAGCACAGGAACCTCATGGCCCACCCCAACGGAAACCGCTACGCCGTCGGCTGTGCTCAACATGGTGCGGCTTAACGAGGTCTTACCGATGCCGCGTCAGGTGGACTGGGACGGCGACGGCTCCCCCACCGCCCAGGACGAATGGATCGAGCTGTATAACCTGAACGAGCACCCTATTAACCTGGAAGGCTGGATATTGGACGACATAGCCAACGGCGGCAGCCGTCCTTACACCATCCCAGCCAGCACGATCTTGCCGGCCCGCGGCTAT from Anaerolineae bacterium includes the following:
- a CDS encoding lamin tail domain-containing protein — its product is MVRLNEVLPMPRQVDWDGDGSPTAQDEWIELYNLNEHPINLEGWILDDIANGGSRPYTIPASTILPARGYLLFFQRNTRLALNNDADEVRLLASDGTVVDMLAYERPRPDASFSRSVDG